The nucleotide sequence AGCGACAATGTCGCGATCCCCTTCAAGTTGCGCCACGAGGGGGAGATACTAAGTTTCTTCTCCACCACCATGGTGTTCGGTACGCCCGTCGACATCACCTTGTCGGAGCTGGCGCTGGAGACCTTCTTCCCGGCCGACGAGCGCACCGCCGAACGGTTGAAGCAAATGGCGGCAGGTATGACCTAGCGCACCTTGCCTCGGCGCGGGTTCGGCTTATCTTCGGGCAAACCCTTGAAGTGCCCGAAGGAGGCGCCCATGAGCACGCTGAAACCGCTCCAGATCGACGTCGTCTCCGATGTGGTGTGCCCGTGGTGCTACATCGGCAAGCACCGGATCGAGAGCGCGCTCGCGTTTGTTCCGGACGTGCCGGTCAAGCTCAATTTCCGCCCGTTCTTCCTCAATCCCTGGGTGCCGCGCGAGGGCATCAGCCGCGAGGACTATCTCACCACCAAGTTCGGCTCGGTCGAGGCCTATAAGGGCATTGCCGGCCGCGTCGTCGCAGCGGCGAGCGAGGAGGGCCTCGTCTATCGGCCCGAGCTGGTCGCGCGCCAGCCCAACACCATCGACTGCCATCGCCTGATCCTGTGGGCGGAGGCGATCGGCAAGGCGCCCGAGATGAAGCAGCGCCTGATGGAGCTTTATTTCCGCGACGGTGGTGATCTCACCGACGTGAA is from Bradyrhizobium sp. ISRA430 and encodes:
- a CDS encoding DsbA family oxidoreductase, with the protein product MSTLKPLQIDVVSDVVCPWCYIGKHRIESALAFVPDVPVKLNFRPFFLNPWVPREGISREDYLTTKFGSVEAYKGIAGRVVAAASEEGLVYRPELVARQPNTIDCHRLILWAEAIGKAPEMKQRLMELYFRDGGDLTDVNVLVQAAADVGLDAEDVRRRLATDEDVARISADAQEAADKGISGVPTYVFAQKYAVSGAQDPNLLARAIRQVSAEINAQAAE